CGCCTGGCCTCGCAGTTTTCCAGCGACATCAAGCTCGCCAGGACCGCCACCGAGATCAACGGTAAAAGCATTCTCGGCGTGATGATGCTGGCGGCCGCCAAAGGTACCGAGCTGGAGATCATCGTCGACGGCCGCGACGAGGCCGAGGCAATGGCGGCGCTGGTGGCCCTCATCGATAACAGATTCGACGAGGGCGAATAGGCGCCGCCAGTCACGCACCGCACGTGCGAATTCATGAACAACGCCTCG
Above is a window of Gammaproteobacteria bacterium DNA encoding:
- a CDS encoding HPr family phosphocarrier protein, encoding MIRRTVTIINKLGLHARAAARFVRLASQFSSDIKLARTATEINGKSILGVMMLAAAKGTELEIIVDGRDEAEAMAALVALIDNRFDEGE